The window AATATAAGGAGATATTAAGATCAGTGACAGGAAAAACCAAGAGATGAACCAAATTCCAAGAAGAATGATATTTTTTCCACTATAAAATTTCTTTAGCTTAGTAATTATACTTTTTATATCCGTGCCTTTTTTCTCAGCCATTTACTACCTCTAACTACCCCCTGTTATTTGTCTTATCCCAGTTAGCAGAGACACAACTTCTATTCATTAAAACAATTGTTATTATAAAACTTTTTCGATGCTGGCACCGAGATTATTCAATTTCTCTTGAAACAGTTCGTAGCCGCGATATACATGGCCATTACCATAGATAACCGTATTGCCCTTTGCCGCCAACCCAGCCAGCCACAAAGCTGCGCCAGCCCGCAGATCCGAGCATTGTACCGGGGCTCCGGAGAGGCTCTCAACGCCTTCGACAATAGCAGATCGCCCTTTAACCTTTATCTTTGCACCCATTCTGATTAGCTCAGGAATATACATGAATCTATTCTCAAAAATAGTTTCAGTTACGACACTGGTTCCCTTTGCTAGTGTAAGCAAAGAGGTAAACTGTGCTTGCATATCAGTTGGGAAACCAGGGTAAGGCAAGGTTTCCAAGTCAATTGCATTAAGCTGTTTATTTGATCTTACTAGTATACCGGATTCCCTAATCTCCATTTCCAAGCCCATCTCTCTTAGTTTATGGAGCATTGCATCGATATGGGCCGGATTAATCTTATCTACAAGAACTTCCCCACCAGCAATAGCAGCTGCAATAATAAGCGTACCAGCTTCTATCCGGTCTGGGATTATTGAATAATTAATTCCTCTTAGCGTTCTCTGTCCTTGAATAGAAATAGTACCACTATCCGCTCCTGTAATGTTAGCGCCGGCGGAATTAAGAAAATTAGCAAGATCAACGACTTCCGGCTCAGTAGCTGCATTTTCAATTGTTGTATCTCCATGTGCGAAACAAGCAGCCATCATAATATTTTCTGTAGCGCCTACACTTGGAAAATCTAAATGAATATTATTACCGTG of the Candidatus Margulisiibacteriota bacterium genome contains:
- the murA gene encoding UDP-N-acetylglucosamine 1-carboxyvinyltransferase, translating into MSTVTITGNKRLTGTVSVSGAKNAALPILAATLMLEGESVIENVPNLTDVTTVIRLLRALGVRAEYCKNVVKVWNYSKIRHIAPYELITKMRASFFVAGPVLAKSGLAKIPMPGGCAIGARPIDIHLKGFEKLGAKVSQEHGFVVLEAKSLHGNNIHLDFPSVGATENIMMAACFAHGDTTIENAATEPEVVDLANFLNSAGANITGADSGTISIQGQRTLRGINYSIIPDRIEAGTLIIAAAIAGGEVLVDKINPAHIDAMLHKLREMGLEMEIRESGILVRSNKQLNAIDLETLPYPGFPTDMQAQFTSLLTLAKGTSVVTETIFENRFMYIPELIRMGAKIKVKGRSAIVEGVESLSGAPVQCSDLRAGAALWLAGLAAKGNTVIYGNGHVYRGYELFQEKLNNLGASIEKVL